One genomic region from Yarrowia lipolytica chromosome 1C, complete sequence encodes:
- a CDS encoding uncharacterized protein (Ty like retrotransposon) has protein sequence MALSEGTKTAMWLTEVYQDFGIPMEPKAVGILVDNQAAMHISNYPQFYPRTKLIKRRYHFIKEAVNNSEITVSFVGAGNQLADFLTNPLVWTTLNPTLLKIGMNAKTGCS, from the coding sequence ATGGCTCTATCTGAGGGTACCAAGACTGCTATGTGGCTAACTGAGGTCTATCAAGACTTCGGTATTCCCATGGAACCTAAAGCTGTTGGGATCCTAGTTGACAACCAAGCAGCGATGCATATTTCTAACTATCCCCAGTTCTATCCACGAaccaagctcatcaagcGACGATATCACTTTATCAAAGAAGCTGTGAATAATAGCGAGATTACTGTGTCATTTGTGGGGGCTGGCAACCAACTCGCTGATTTTCTTACAAACCCACTTGTCTGGACCACTCTCAATCCTACTCTCCTAAAGATTGGAATGAATGCAAAGACTGGATGTAGTTGA
- a CDS encoding uncharacterized protein (Truncated form of YALI0C10311g, similar to uniprot|P50505 Debaryomyces occidentalis High affinity potassium transporter), with product MGACSCIFWGLTLVVLIKYCIIVFIFGPNGGEGGIVAIYAKLARELNIAPVGVDFDQDSLDMLSKSETQASWMNNRHNRDNYGWFKKTAWNLFKYLPIICCLCGSAFLMSDGMLTPVQSVLSAIEGLEQPVPYMKHYVVLISCFILAILFLGQRVGSAKLAMVFSPIVFIWFAMLFVIGIINICKKPKILTATNPKYAFDYLLRGGIDNMGNVILALTGAEAMFADVGHFSPNAIRIAVITCVYPPLFMAYFGQGAALLVDPSIMPNVFYLSIPGGIGGGLYWFMFVLAILSTIIASQAIILGVFSVSRQLMALECMPQFPVCHMSAKIEGKVYIPMLNYIFMVACILCAIGFQNSNNTSSAYGLCVALDFFITTVMIAFSMYFCHKLHWFWSVFMVASFGLMDMCFVAAEVKKVPSGAWFPLMMSAVFISIMLLWKYGNQMRIQYEFDHRVNIKKLFTSPTCPNLQTFSVAHPGQPRVFEGQHVESEIVEHDLSDKSMEIEPIDEKNGLKYRGGHVTDYPADKVNFHVSDSDSAHSPLLDINGSSVSTRRYPGLVIFYSNLKFTLRSPNTVPAMLKTFIDSFPTLADHVVLLAVHIATVPRVPREDRISIVPVPSVPGLFRAVVTFGFMESAKMTQELEDDVALKVGYKSSGSTSNTPTGEEDHLAPRKVVHVFNKQFCYGYAYDKDNYMHTNAFCRFFIFCTIWFRKQLIDWIYGPFEYFFNASDKLVKILVTDPTSTPISVTTAAYI from the coding sequence ATGGGCGCCTGCTCGTGCATTTTCTGGGGCCTGACTCTGGTAGTGCTCATCAAGTACTGCATCATTGTGTTCATTTTCGGCCCCAATGGCGGTGAGGGAGGAATTGTCGCCATCTACGCCAAACTGGCTCGAGAACTCAACATTGCGCCGGTCGGAGTCGACTTTGACCAGGACTCGCTCGACATGCTGAGCAAATCGGAAACCCAGGCGTCCTGGATGAACAACCGGCACAACAGAGACAACTACGGGTGGTTCAAAAAGACCGCGTGGAACCTCTTCAAGTACCTGCCCATCATTTGCTGTCTCTGTGGCTCGGCGTTTCTCATGTCAGACGGAATGCTAACGCCGGTCCAGTCGGTTCTGTCTGCCATTGAGGGTCTTGAACAGCCCGTGCCCTACATGAAGCACTACGTGGTGCTGATTTCGTGTTTCATTCTGGCGATTCTGTTTCTGGGACAGCGGGTGGGAAGTGCCAAGTTGGCCATGGTATTCTCCCCCATCGTCTTCATCTGGTTCGCCATGCTGTTTGTCATTGGAATCATCAACATTTGCAAAAAGCCCAAGATCCTCACCgccaccaaccccaagtaCGCCTTTGACTACCTGCTACGAGGAGGTATCGACAATATGGGCAACGTGATTCTGGCGCTGACAGGAGCGGAGGCCATGTTTGCCGACGTGGGCCACTTCTCCCCCAACGCCATTCGTATCGCCGTCATCACCTGTGTGTATCCACCCTTGTTCATGGCGTACTTTGGTCAGGGCGCGgctcttctcgtcgaccCCTCCATCATGCCCAACGTCTTCTACCTGTCCATTCCTGGCGGAATCGGAGGAGGTCTGTACTGGTTCATGTTTGTTCTGGCGATTCTGTCCACTATCATTGCCTCTCAAGCCATTATTCTCGGAGTCTTTTCAGTCTCCAGACAGCTCATGGCCCTGGAATGTATGCCCCAGTTCCCCGTGTGCCACATGAGCGCCAAAATCGAAGGAAAAGTGTACATTCCCATGCTCAACTACATCTTCATGGTGGCCTGCATTCTGTGCGCTATTGGTTTCCagaactccaacaacacgTCGTCGGCCTACGGTCTGTGCGTGGCCCTGgacttcttcatcaccacagTCATGATCGCCTTCAGCATGTACTTTTGCCACAAGCTGCACTGGTTCTGGTCTGTGTTCATGGTGGCGTCGTTTGGACTCATGGACATGTGTTTTGTCGCCGCAGAGGTCAAAAAGGTGCCGTCTGGCGCCTGGTTCCCGCTCATGATGTCCGCCGTGTTTATCTCCATCATGCTGCTGTGGAAGTACGGCAACCAGATGCGAATCCAGTACGAGTTTGACCACCGTGTCAACATCAAAAAGCTCTTCACCTCTCCGACCTGCCCCAACCTCCAGACCTTTTCTGTGGCCCACCCAGGCCAACCGCGGGTGTTTGAAGGCCAACACGTGGAGTCCGAGATTGTCGAGCACGATCTCAGCGACAAGTCCATGGAAATTGAGCCCATCGATGAAAAGAACGGCCTCAAATACCGAGGAGGGCACGTTACCGATTACCCAGCCGACAAGGTCAACTTCCATGTGTCAGATTCGGACTCGGCCCACTCGCCGCTGCTGGACATCAACGGATCGTCGGTGTCGACCAGACGATACCCCGGTCTTGTCATCTTCTATTCCAACCTCAAGTTTACCCTACGATCGCCCAACACGGTCCCGGCCATGCTCAAGACGTTCATCGACTCGTTCCCCACCCTGGCCGACCACgtggtgctgctggccgtCCACATTGCCACCGTTCCCCGAGTCCCACGAGAAGACCGAATCTCTATCGTCCCGGTGCCCTCGGTCCCCGGTTTGTTTCGAGCTGTCGTCACCTTTGGTTTCATGGAGTCCGCCAAAATGACCCAGGAACTGGAAGACGACGTGGCACTCAAGGTTGGATACAAGAGCAGCGgctccaccagcaacaCCCCAACCGGCGAAGAAGACCACCTGGCGCCTCGAAAAGTAGTCCACGTGTTCAACAAACAGTTCTGCTACGGATACGCctacgacaaggacaactACATGCACACCAACGCCTTCTGTCGCTTCTTCATTTTCTGCACAATCTGGTTCCGAAAGCAGTTGATCGACTGGATCTACGGACCGTTTGAATACTTCTTCAATGCCTCCGACAAGCTGGTAAAGATTCTCGTCACAGACCCCACCAGTACCCCCATCAGTGTCACCACTGCGGCCTACATTTAA